One window of Jannaschia sp. CCS1 genomic DNA carries:
- a CDS encoding chlorophyllide a reductase iron protein subunit X has translation MKDIPNLKDYDANLRDEAAEPSLEVPQGEPTKKTQIIAIYGKGGIGKSFTLANLSHMMAEQGKRVLLIGCDPKSDTTSLLFGGKACPTIIETSSAKKLAGEEVQIGDVCFKRGGVFAMELGGPEVGRGCGGRGIIHGFELLEKLGFHDWDFDYVLLDFLGDVVCGGFGLPIARDMAQKVILVASNDLQSLYVANNVCSAVEYFRKMGGNVGVAGLVINKDDGSGEAQAFAEAVDIPVLASIPQNDDLRKKSANYQIVGTGESEWGALFAELGDNVATAPPMRPTALNQDGLLALFDGSDTGAGVVLEPATDQDMRGKNAAAKDSLEVVYDDA, from the coding sequence ATGAAAGATATCCCGAACCTCAAGGACTACGACGCGAACTTGCGCGACGAAGCCGCGGAGCCTTCGCTGGAGGTTCCCCAGGGTGAGCCTACGAAGAAAACCCAGATCATCGCGATCTATGGCAAGGGCGGCATTGGAAAATCGTTCACGCTGGCCAACCTCAGCCACATGATGGCGGAGCAGGGCAAGCGCGTGTTGCTGATCGGATGCGACCCCAAATCTGACACGACTTCCCTACTGTTCGGGGGCAAGGCCTGCCCGACGATTATCGAGACATCCTCCGCCAAGAAACTGGCCGGTGAAGAGGTTCAGATCGGCGACGTCTGCTTCAAGCGCGGCGGTGTTTTCGCGATGGAGCTTGGCGGGCCGGAAGTGGGTCGTGGCTGCGGTGGCCGGGGCATCATCCACGGGTTTGAACTCCTGGAAAAGCTCGGCTTCCATGATTGGGATTTTGACTACGTTCTGCTCGACTTCCTGGGCGATGTGGTCTGCGGCGGCTTCGGTTTGCCGATTGCCCGTGACATGGCGCAGAAGGTGATCCTGGTCGCATCGAATGATCTGCAAAGCCTTTATGTCGCCAACAACGTGTGTTCCGCCGTCGAATACTTCCGCAAGATGGGCGGCAATGTCGGTGTGGCGGGTCTGGTGATCAACAAGGACGATGGCTCAGGCGAGGCGCAGGCTTTTGCCGAGGCGGTCGATATTCCCGTTCTCGCGTCGATCCCGCAGAACGATGACCTCCGCAAGAAATCCGCGAACTATCAGATCGTGGGCACCGGCGAATCCGAATGGGGGGCCTTGTTCGCAGAGCTTGGCGATAACGTGGCCACTGCCCCGCCAATGCGCCCGACCGCGCTGAACCAGGATGGTCTTCTGGCGCTGTTTGATGGGTCCGATACTGGCGCAGGCGTGGTGCTGGAACCCGCCACGGATCAGGACATGCGTGGCAAGAACGCCGCCGCGAAAGACTCCCTCGAAGTTGTGTACGACGACGCATGA